TGGACAGCGCGAACTCCCGGCCCGAGGGCGCCACGGTGACCTGCGTGGCATGGGCCCGCAGCGCGGCGCGTTTGGCGGCGAGCGCGTCCGACACGTCGATCGTGGTCGTCACGGTGTGGCTCGGCACCGCGGCCAGTTCCCCCTCGGCGGGCAGTCGCCAGCCCGCGGGCAAACGGCCCGGCAGCCCGTCCACGGTGCGTCTGGCCAGGGCGGCGGTGTGCTGACGCAGCATGTCGGCGTCGGTGACGGTCCAGTAGAACTTCGGTGTGTCCCAGCCGCGATCGGCCGCGGCGTGCACCGCGGCGGTGGTGATCTGATGTGCGCGAATGTGATCCGGGTGGCCGTAGCCGCCGTTCGGGTCATAGCCGACGACCACTTCGGGCCGCACTTCCAGCAGCACCTCGGTCAGCGCGTCCACCGCCTCGGCGCCCGACTGCACGAACACGCGCGGCTTCTGCGCCGCGGGCGTGCCCGCCATCCCGGAATCCCGCCAATGCCCCGCCCCGCCGAGAAACCGAGGCGGCGCGGCGTCGAGCGCGGCCAGCGCCCGGCTCAGCTCGAGCACGCGATAGCCGCCGAGCTGATCGGCGTGCTCGGCGGTGAGCTGCGCCCACTCGTCCCCGATCACCTCA
This genomic stretch from Nocardia brasiliensis ATCC 700358 harbors:
- the mshB gene encoding N-acetyl-1-D-myo-inositol-2-amino-2-deoxy-alpha-D-glucopyranoside deacetylase; this encodes MGGLLLVHAHPDDETITTGGTIAHYRRRGVPVTVVTCTLGEEGEVIGDEWAQLTAEHADQLGGYRVLELSRALAALDAAPPRFLGGAGHWRDSGMAGTPAAQKPRVFVQSGAEAVDALTEVLLEVRPEVVVGYDPNGGYGHPDHIRAHQITTAAVHAAADRGWDTPKFYWTVTDADMLRQHTAALARRTVDGLPGRLPAGWRLPAEGELAAVPSHTVTTTIDVSDALAAKRAALRAHATQVTVAPSGREFALSNNVAQPVLPEECYVLVRGRRGPVGSDGREHDLFAGLEH